GTCGTCGAAACAAAAGTCGGATATGCTGGCGACTATGTCTGCTAATGGAGACCTCAGAGTGTGGAGTGTTGCAAAGCCACCGGGGAAGGAGGCTCCACGAGTGATCCGAGTGTTGAAGAGGGCCGATGTTTCCTCGCCAACAGAGCCTAAGTGGATGGCTTGGTCGAAGAACGGGAGGATTATACAGTATTTGGATGGGTGAGCCAAGCCTGATTCGTATCTTCATATGATGGCTAACCTAGACAGTGAAACATGGGCCTGGGACGTGAAAACAAAGCATATCAGCTACGAGCCGATTCCGACTATCGACAACCCCCTTGGTATCGCGAATTACGGACCCACCGCaaccctcttcaccatcggCCCTCATTTCACGGTTCAGCAGTACGATTTGGAAAACCCAGCAATGGTGGCCAATGTACAGCACGCTCCCACGAACTCCATGACCTCGGCATTAGACCAGATGAGAGCTCGGACAAAGTCCCCGCGGGCCCTGCAGGATCCTCCAGAAATGCGGGAGTCTGCTAGCCCATACTCATCTAGACGTCGTACACCGTTTGATTCTAGCGGCATCGAGGCTGTAAGACAGCAGCGCGAACAGCTAAGCAGCCCTGGGTCATCTCACGGCCGGGCGGCGTCTCTTAGCTCCAAAGCTTCTTCGGACAAATACAAGCCTTCGTTTTCACCTCCGGCCAGGTCAGCGCACACTGCCACTTCCTTCTCCTTAACCTCGGCCGGTGGTGGCAGAGAGACTCCCCAGCCATCCTACACGTACGCTTCATCGATATCGATGTCATCAGCCAAGAGCTCTCGCGCCGGGTCACGCCTGAGGAATGAGGTTCAGTTCAGCCCGGCGGACAAAAATGCCGACTTGTTCCCCTTTACGCGCGCACGATTAAACGATGTCCCGTACCGGACGCAGCAGCCGCTCAACGAATCTCGCATGATGCCTGACGAGCTGCGACGGCAGATGCTGAGTATGGTCTTCGGATGGGATGGTGACATTGAGGGATTGATCAAGGACGAGTGTATGTTTTATTGCTACTTCTGAAGATCTAGGCTGACTTCCACAGTATACCGCCACCCCCCAggcagcccagcagcaatcCTGCTAGGACAGTGGATCGACGAATCGGACAGCGATCATATGGTTTCAATGCTCAGTGCTGGCCCGACATCTGTTGGTGACTGGATGTTACTAGCCCTGAGCCAGATGAACGGCCAATCCCAGGCAAACAAAGTCGGTCAAGCCTTCGTCCAGAAGTTGCTCGAGCTGGGCGATGTCCATACTGCGGCCACGGTGTTGGTCGGTCTAGGGGATAGGAATGACGCCATTGAAGTTTACGTCTCGCAGCATTACTACATGGAGGCAATTCTCATGACTTGTCTTGTCATGCCAACCGACTGGCAGCGACAGTCATACCTTGTTCGACGATGGGGAGAGCACGTTGTGGCCCACTCACAGCAGCAACTGGCTATCCGCTGCTTTATGTGTACTGGTGTAGAACCGGCGGATCCTTGGGCCTCACCGGCAGCTCACCAAGCGAACTTTGGAGAAATCATGCCTGGAATGTCCGCCCTCACGTCACCAGAGCCGAGCTCTgctggccttcttcacccaaATTCCTCTGCCACAGGTAACAGGCAGCCGCTGAGAGCGCCATCGCTCAAATTGATCACCAAGTTCGACGGGCAATCAAACAGCCACCTGCGGTTCCCCGGACTTGTCTCTGATGACAGGACCCCGACGAATGCGCCGGGAATTACCCCGATCGCGGACGTTGCGGCCATCTCACCCAGCAGCTTTGGGTCGTCCAAGTTAAACAACATCCAGAGTCTCAACAACGCAATTAATTCTAGGACAGGGACACCTGGGTTCCCCAAACAGCGTCTGCCGTCGATCGGAGAGACACCTGTGGATGTACACCCGCCCACATTCCTCTTCAACGAGCCTAAGAAATTAGTCGACTACAGCTCCACGTCTGAAAACGAGGATACCAGCCAGAGTCAGCCGCAAGATTCAGAGGAGGAGGGTCTTGGCCTACTGAGCTCCGCGCGGTACGACCCAGAAGATAGTCACAAACCAACCCCTAAAACGGCTGTCCAGGCGTCTGCGGATAAATGGGCGACTATTAAGGGCCTGCCTTCTCCGACTCCCGGGGTATTTGAGGCTCTGAGAGAGCGATCGGATAGTCGTTTGAGTGGCAGAGACCGTAAACCTGAcagtctccagcttcatttAATGTCCGGGGAGTCTTCTCATGACGAAGCTCAGGATACTGGTGGTTCTTTGGCCGCCAGCTTTAGAAGCGGACTTTCCACGGGAAATAGTTTGAGCACGGCTAAAAGCCCTAGCGCGAGCGGACGAAGTATCGACAAGTACATCCATAGCCTGGATGAGGCAAGTTATCATTCGCGAAAGCACTCCGGCCACCGCCGTCCGAGGCGTAACACGGAAGACTCGATCGACCTAGGCACCCGCAAGTCAAAGTCAAGAACGGCATCTCAAGATACTACCCGCGGACGGGATGAGAGGCGTCATATACCACCTGCGAAACGTTCGCCCTCATCTCCTGTTCCCATGTCACCAGAAGATCTCGCACGGTATAGTTCCCAAGCGAGATCGAAGGGCCGGAGTACAAGTCGAGTGCGGAAGCCACGGTCCAGGAACTCCTCTGAACGGCGCCAGCATCGCTCTACTAGTCGAAACACTCCGAGCCGGGCTGATACGACTGAGTCATCTAACCGTGGCCGCAGCAGTGACAGACAGGGCCTGCGTAATATTTCCCCTCCATTCCCGGTGCCCATAACCAACCCGGAGGATGCTCTCAAATTCGTGGCAGGCGATAGGGAAAGGAGAAGTCGCCAGCGAAGCCGTAGCCGTCGTCCCTCTGCGTCGAGGCGTGAGGGGTCTACTGATGACCGACGTACTCGGCAGGGCTCGAGGAACCGCGCAGAGTCTGCTTCGAGGCAGGCTGGAGAGCATGAAACGAGCCAGGCGAATGAACTGCTTGCTTCTTTGAACCCGCAGGAAGCAGAGGTCAGACCCGATTCGGATGTCACTAATATACCGGCTCCGATTTTGTCGCCTGCTGAAATACGAAGGAAGGaactggctgctgctgagctcgAGGCACGTCGTCTATCGCTCGCGCGTAACCCTTCTGCCCCGAACATCCCCTTCCCTGGAGAAATCCATTATTCCCGGGTCATGGCAAGCCCTCCTCCGTTTTCTGGACAGTCGTTCACACCTCGAACGCCTGGGCGGAGTACGATCCCTCCCAGCAAGACGTCGCCAGATTATCAAAGTAGCTCCGACTCAAACTCCTCGAGAGCCGGTGTACCTCTAGGGCTCCCTGCGACTCCTCGTGCAATGCGTCACCCAAAGTATAGCGGTTCCGAAACAGAACAAgtgcctccgccgccgccgccacctccaccaccccctCCGTCGGCCCCTCTACAGAACGACTCGGCACCGCTCCTGCTGAGCAGCGCAAGGTATGAAGGGGAGTCTGAGCCCATCCCACGCTCAATGTCCGTCCCGGCTATGGACATGCAACCTCCGACTCGCCGACCTGACATGCCACTGCATCCCCATTTCAACCCCAATCTCCCACGAAGCCGTTCCTCAGACCGGCGCCACCGCCACGACAGTTCCCGTGAAGTCTCCCCTGTAGCCCCCAGCGGGAACTACAACTTCGGTTCCTCACCCGTCACGGTGAGCATCGAAGAAACAATGGAAAAGGTCATACCGCCCATCCTCCCGGAACTGCAACACCTCAACATGAACACTCCGCCGCCCCCACCACCCCTTCCTGCGGTCTCAATGGCTCCAGGGTCCCACCGCGAATCCTCAGGCACTATTGATATAGCTATCGACAACGAGAATCTCGGCCGCTTGCTGCCGCGCGCTATGACTGCCGGACCGGCTATCAGCacgaacaccaccaccgagtCAAGGCCGCCCATGGGCCGCCGCATGTCCCTTGAGCATCGCAGAAACCGCAGCGTGAATGAGTCTTTCTCGTCGAAGATTCGCAATCTGACTAGACGGAGTAGCCGGGGCTCGGATGCCTGGgggtcgtcatcgtctggCCCTGGCGGGCTTTCTATCTCCGGACCGACTCTTGAGGGGCACTATTCGTATGATGGTGCACCGGGGGCTGATGCCGAGGGACGTATCTagttcctcctctttttcttgcttttttcCCATTTGTGCTCTCCCGGtttccttgttttccttGCTTTTGTCCAGTCCATTTGATTATTGAATTACGATTGACgaatttcttttgttgtaCTTGGTAGTGATAtattttgctgctgtcatTTTGTCCTTAGCATTATTTCATTTTTGGTTATTTATTCACACAGCATTTATTTTTCTATACCCCTCTCAGACCCAGT
This genomic interval from Aspergillus puulaauensis MK2 DNA, chromosome 7, nearly complete sequence contains the following:
- a CDS encoding uncharacterized protein (COG:S;~EggNog:ENOG410PIH2;~InterPro:IPR015943,IPR001680,IPR036322,IPR034605;~go_function: GO:0003712 - transcription coregulator activity [Evidence IEA];~go_function: GO:0005515 - protein binding [Evidence IEA];~go_function: GO:0008134 - transcription factor binding [Evidence IEA]), with the protein product MVEVIWDRDPIADIRASKIAAASSIPTQSQSLPAPVRFEACASTASLFLYAQGSAILCLHHDTLALERRFESHKDNVQFISVDNVSERGSGRLVVSYDASKTAVIWDLFTGSVIARFASFEPLKTASWMKNGNVAFGNEKGEVILFEPTTSDNVSCRTIFDPITALAPAADCRTYAIGYQNGSILIATLLPTFNILHTMTTSRGPSPIVSIAWHASSSKQKSDMLATMSANGDLRVWSVAKPPGKEAPRVIRVLKRADVSSPTEPKWMAWSKNGRIIQYLDGETWAWDVKTKHISYEPIPTIDNPLGIANYGPTATLFTIGPHFTVQQYDLENPAMVANVQHAPTNSMTSALDQMRARTKSPRALQDPPEMRESASPYSSRRRTPFDSSGIEAVRQQREQLSSPGSSHGRAASLSSKASSDKYKPSFSPPARSAHTATSFSLTSAGGGRETPQPSYTYASSISMSSAKSSRAGSRLRNEVQFSPADKNADLFPFTRARLNDVPYRTQQPLNESRMMPDELRRQMLSMVFGWDGDIEGLIKDELYRHPPGSPAAILLGQWIDESDSDHMVSMLSAGPTSVGDWMLLALSQMNGQSQANKVGQAFVQKLLELGDVHTAATVLVGLGDRNDAIEVYVSQHYYMEAILMTCLVMPTDWQRQSYLVRRWGEHVVAHSQQQLAIRCFMCTGVEPADPWASPAAHQANFGEIMPGMSALTSPEPSSAGLLHPNSSATGNRQPLRAPSLKLITKFDGQSNSHLRFPGLVSDDRTPTNAPGITPIADVAAISPSSFGSSKLNNIQSLNNAINSRTGTPGFPKQRLPSIGETPVDVHPPTFLFNEPKKLVDYSSTSENEDTSQSQPQDSEEEGLGLLSSARYDPEDSHKPTPKTAVQASADKWATIKGLPSPTPGVFEALRERSDSRLSGRDRKPDSLQLHLMSGESSHDEAQDTGGSLAASFRSGLSTGNSLSTAKSPSASGRSIDKYIHSLDEASYHSRKHSGHRRPRRNTEDSIDLGTRKSKSRTASQDTTRGRDERRHIPPAKRSPSSPVPMSPEDLARYSSQARSKGRSTSRVRKPRSRNSSERRQHRSTSRNTPSRADTTESSNRGRSSDRQGLRNISPPFPVPITNPEDALKFVAGDRERRSRQRSRSRRPSASRREGSTDDRRTRQGSRNRAESASRQAGEHETSQANELLASLNPQEAEVRPDSDVTNIPAPILSPAEIRRKELAAAELEARRLSLARNPSAPNIPFPGEIHYSRVMASPPPFSGQSFTPRTPGRSTIPPSKTSPDYQSSSDSNSSRAGVPLGLPATPRAMRHPKYSGSETEQVPPPPPPPPPPPPSAPLQNDSAPLLLSSARYEGESEPIPRSMSVPAMDMQPPTRRPDMPLHPHFNPNLPRSRSSDRRHRHDSSREVSPVAPSGNYNFGSSPVTVSIEETMEKVIPPILPELQHLNMNTPPPPPPLPAVSMAPGSHRESSGTIDIAIDNENLGRLLPRAMTAGPAISTNTTTESRPPMGRRMSLEHRRNRSVNESFSSKIRNLTRRSSRGSDAWGSSSSGPGGLSISGPTLEGHYSYDGAPGADAEGRI